One genomic segment of Bacteroidota bacterium includes these proteins:
- a CDS encoding DUF2255 family protein — protein MESNTQQALNFIKTNNYTEIKAGKERTTFLEIWMVVVDNRIFARSWGFAERSWYNTFLLDPFGQIKCGETIYNIQAAIPNDMNALTTSINQAYIDKYNFGKNIEYVSGIIQQNHIDKTIEFIVL, from the coding sequence ATGGAATCAAACACGCAACAAGCTTTAAATTTTATAAAGACAAATAACTATACTGAAATTAAAGCAGGGAAGGAGCGAACTACTTTTTTAGAAATATGGATGGTTGTGGTAGATAACAGAATTTTTGCAAGGTCGTGGGGTTTTGCAGAAAGAAGTTGGTACAATACATTTTTGTTAGATCCCTTTGGACAAATAAAATGCGGAGAAACTATTTATAACATTCAAGCAGCGATTCCAAATGATATGAATGCATTGACAACAAGTATAAATCAAGCTTATATTGATAAATATAATTTTGGAAAAAATATAGAATATGTAAGTGGAATAATTCAACAAAATCATATTGACAAGACAATAGAATTTATTGTGCTTTAA
- a CDS encoding AMP-binding protein — protein MINNYKHILQYASETYPERIALIFKDEHISYAQLNKYANQAANWFKENIIVKGDRVAFLDFNNSNYVHLVNGCLISGIIPVSINWRSTANEINYILRDAGCKLFLYGENFKKLILESADGINIELNSIDSISNSIFRKQKINYPKIADVNQDDLALLIYTSGTTGRPKGVKMNYNNIYEIYLSLRNETPLFGPASVNLIAAPWYAIVGLGYFIFGVYTGCTNVLLEYFDPIETCAFIEKYKITNAFLAPVMMQVICSLDEVKEYDLSSLQNIQYGGSPINAEQLTLCYNTFNCFFTQGYGLTETCGIATALRFDDHQRILLNTDSEQKNLLRSAGKPYSGVELKIIDENKATVSANDIGEVCIKGKVIAQGYWNSTGENEKIFQEDGWLLTGDLGYQDEQGFLFLVDRKNDLIIAKGINIYPAEIELVLNQHPQIKECAVIGIPDEIYGENICAVIVANNSTLQLQELRAWAKDKLADFKLPVRVEIVNELPRNATGKILRKELRKRYA, from the coding sequence ATGATTAACAATTACAAACATATTTTACAATACGCTTCAGAGACATATCCGGAAAGAATTGCTTTGATATTTAAAGACGAACATATCAGCTATGCGCAATTAAATAAATATGCAAATCAAGCTGCAAATTGGTTTAAGGAAAATATCATTGTTAAAGGCGACAGAGTTGCATTTTTAGATTTTAATAATAGTAATTATGTGCATCTGGTAAACGGTTGTTTAATAAGCGGAATAATTCCGGTTTCCATTAATTGGAGATCCACAGCTAATGAAATCAATTACATACTAAGAGATGCAGGTTGCAAACTATTTTTATATGGTGAGAATTTTAAAAAACTCATTTTAGAATCCGCCGACGGAATTAATATTGAATTGAATAGTATAGATTCCATCAGCAATTCCATTTTTAGAAAGCAAAAGATAAACTACCCAAAAATTGCTGATGTAAATCAAGATGATCTTGCATTATTAATTTATACTTCCGGTACAACTGGTCGGCCAAAAGGTGTGAAGATGAATTATAACAACATCTATGAAATCTATTTATCGTTGCGCAATGAAACTCCCCTATTTGGTCCGGCATCAGTAAATTTAATTGCTGCTCCATGGTATGCAATTGTGGGATTAGGATATTTTATTTTCGGAGTTTATACAGGATGTACAAATGTGTTGTTAGAATATTTTGATCCGATTGAAACATGTGCATTTATAGAAAAATATAAAATCACAAATGCATTTCTTGCGCCGGTAATGATGCAGGTAATTTGCAGTTTAGATGAAGTGAAAGAATATGATCTCAGTTCCTTGCAAAATATTCAATACGGAGGCTCTCCTATTAATGCAGAACAATTAACATTATGCTACAATACTTTCAATTGTTTTTTCACGCAAGGATATGGACTCACAGAAACTTGTGGGATTGCAACAGCATTGCGCTTCGACGATCATCAAAGAATATTATTGAACACGGATTCTGAGCAAAAGAATTTATTGCGCTCAGCAGGGAAACCATATTCAGGTGTAGAGTTAAAAATAATAGATGAAAATAAAGCAACTGTTTCTGCAAATGATATTGGTGAAGTTTGTATAAAAGGAAAAGTTATTGCGCAGGGATATTGGAATTCTACTGGTGAAAATGAAAAAATATTTCAAGAAGACGGTTGGTTGCTTACAGGTGATTTGGGTTATCAGGATGAGCAGGGATTTTTATTTTTAGTGGATAGAAAAAATGATCTTATCATCGCAAAAGGAATTAATATTTATCCTGCCGAAATTGAATTGGTATTAAACCAACATCCACAGATAAAAGAATGTGCAGTAATTGGAATACCTGATGAAATTTATGGTGAAAATATTTGCGCTGTTATAGTAGCCAATAATTCTACTTTGCAATTGCAAGAATTAAGAGCCTGGGCAAAAGATAAGCTTGCTGATTTTAAATTACCTGTAAGAGTTGAAATAGTAAATGAATTGCCTCGAAATGCAACAGGAAAAATTTTGCGAAAAGAATTGCGTAAACGCTATGCATAA
- the ccrA gene encoding crotonyl-CoA carboxylase/reductase → MYAQVLRQKRYGEPINAFQIEEIKIPEIKDDEVLIAVMSAGLNYNSIWAAKAYPIDMIDLMQKRNETADDFQILGSDCSGIIYKVGNAVKDVKVGDEIVVQGGWYDKNETHNLNGGDPTTSKSFRAWGYETNYGAYAQFCVVKDFQCLPKPKHLSWDEAAVYMASGVTAYRMLTHYTPHTVKPGDFVLVWGAAGGLGSMATQIIKNAGAIPIGVVNSDEKKLYCEKMDVSTLKRSDYNHWGALLSADLKPDHQENWRTNVKPFVKDLLKLTGNRYPKIVLEHSGEDTFATSLYVCDREGMVVTCAGTSGYLGSFDLRYLWLYNKRIQGSHYANREECFRLNELVTNKKINPVLSGHTSFAALPSALQDMLENKLQPGSMAIRIGH, encoded by the coding sequence ATGTATGCTCAGGTGCTGCGTCAAAAAAGATATGGCGAACCCATCAATGCGTTTCAAATTGAAGAAATAAAAATACCTGAGATAAAAGATGATGAAGTATTAATTGCAGTGATGTCTGCTGGCTTAAATTACAATTCGATTTGGGCTGCAAAAGCATATCCGATTGATATGATAGACTTAATGCAAAAACGGAATGAAACTGCTGATGATTTTCAAATATTAGGATCTGATTGTTCCGGAATAATTTATAAAGTTGGCAATGCAGTAAAGGATGTTAAAGTAGGAGATGAAATTGTTGTGCAAGGTGGATGGTATGATAAAAATGAAACACATAATTTAAATGGTGGAGATCCAACTACTTCAAAATCTTTTCGTGCATGGGGATATGAAACTAACTATGGTGCATATGCGCAATTTTGTGTTGTAAAAGATTTTCAATGTTTACCCAAACCAAAACATTTAAGTTGGGATGAAGCTGCCGTATATATGGCGAGTGGTGTTACCGCTTATCGGATGTTAACACATTATACTCCACATACAGTGAAACCCGGTGATTTTGTGTTGGTATGGGGAGCCGCTGGAGGATTAGGTTCAATGGCTACACAAATAATAAAAAATGCAGGAGCAATTCCAATCGGAGTAGTTAATTCTGATGAAAAAAAATTGTATTGTGAAAAGATGGATGTATCCACTTTAAAAAGATCAGATTATAATCATTGGGGTGCATTATTATCTGCTGATCTAAAACCAGATCATCAGGAAAATTGGAGGACAAATGTAAAACCATTTGTAAAGGACCTATTAAAGCTTACAGGTAATCGTTATCCAAAAATTGTATTAGAACATTCAGGAGAAGATACGTTTGCAACTTCATTATATGTTTGCGATCGAGAAGGTATGGTAGTTACCTGTGCCGGCACTTCAGGATATTTAGGTTCTTTCGATCTCAGATATTTATGGCTGTACAACAAAAGAATTCAGGGTTCACATTATGCAAACCGTGAAGAGTGTTTTCGTTTAAATGAACTCGTAACTAATAAAAAAATAAATCCTGTTTTATCCGGTCACACATCCTTTGCCGCATTGCCATCTGCTTTGCAGGATATGCTTGAAAATAAACTACAACCGGGAAGTATGGCTATTAGAATTGGTCATTAA
- a CDS encoding aromatic amino acid lyase: MRTQTQKKKDLLASDCIEINGDKISIDEIVLIANNKCELKLTGDKKIIDKINESHHFIQKLSIENKAIYGVNTGFGGMAKHILSHEETQTLQDNLIYFLKTGTGEYLPDKYVRGAMIILCNALIKGASGIRFAIIERYVFFLNNNIVPRVHELGSIGASGDLVPLSYIAGAITEKGECFKVLHNNIEKSGESICNEYNLEPIQLQPKEGLALVNSTAMLTAIAACNLKELKTLFALTLQVHAMMLQSLIASTQPFEDFIHQQKPHEGQIFIAKTVRHLLKGSSLVRKNDELIAGESRLYQDRYSIRCIPQFLGPVADGIKTINKQIEIEANSVTDNPLIDMDNFQLIHGGNFLGEYIAIAMDQIRQYVGLISKHLDAQIAMLVMPEFNSGLPSSLTGNSTNQINMGLKGLQITANSIMPMLLFYGNSIADKFPTHAEQFNQNINSQGFNSALLTAKSIDLFRKYISISLIFAVQAVDLRVRKMDQDFIVEEHLSPETYKVYKAIMQICGKPENGKYPFVFNDNDHPLDDYIKRIEKDINDNGLLEEACADILINVEHFIRKSE; encoded by the coding sequence ATGAGAACTCAAACCCAAAAGAAAAAGGATTTATTGGCTTCTGATTGTATTGAAATTAATGGTGATAAAATATCCATTGATGAAATAGTTTTAATTGCAAATAATAAATGTGAATTAAAACTCACCGGTGATAAAAAAATAATTGATAAAATAAATGAGAGCCATCATTTTATTCAAAAGTTATCTATTGAGAATAAAGCCATTTATGGTGTAAATACCGGCTTTGGCGGAATGGCAAAACATATTTTAAGTCATGAGGAAACACAAACACTTCAGGATAATCTTATTTATTTTTTAAAGACAGGAACGGGCGAATATTTACCTGATAAATATGTGCGTGGTGCTATGATTATCTTATGCAATGCATTAATAAAAGGTGCATCCGGAATTCGTTTTGCAATTATTGAACGCTATGTTTTCTTCTTAAATAATAACATCGTTCCACGAGTGCATGAGTTAGGTTCTATTGGTGCAAGTGGTGACCTTGTTCCGCTTTCATATATAGCAGGAGCCATTACTGAAAAAGGGGAATGTTTTAAAGTATTACATAATAACATTGAAAAATCTGGTGAATCCATTTGCAATGAATATAATTTAGAACCTATTCAACTTCAACCAAAGGAAGGATTGGCATTGGTAAATAGTACGGCTATGCTCACTGCAATTGCCGCATGTAATTTAAAAGAATTAAAAACACTATTTGCTTTGACATTGCAAGTGCATGCAATGATGTTGCAGTCATTAATTGCATCCACTCAACCCTTTGAAGATTTTATTCATCAGCAAAAACCTCATGAGGGTCAAATATTTATAGCGAAAACAGTAAGACATTTATTAAAAGGATCTTCACTTGTTCGGAAAAATGATGAATTAATAGCAGGAGAATCCAGATTATATCAGGACAGATATTCTATCAGATGTATTCCGCAATTTTTAGGACCTGTTGCTGATGGAATTAAAACTATAAATAAGCAAATTGAAATAGAAGCTAACTCAGTTACGGATAATCCATTAATTGATATGGATAATTTTCAATTGATTCATGGTGGTAATTTTTTAGGAGAATATATTGCTATTGCCATGGATCAGATACGTCAATATGTAGGATTAATTTCTAAACATTTAGATGCACAAATTGCGATGTTGGTGATGCCTGAATTTAATTCGGGACTTCCTTCTTCTTTAACAGGAAATAGCACAAACCAAATTAATATGGGTTTAAAAGGATTGCAGATAACTGCAAATTCTATTATGCCCATGTTATTGTTTTATGGAAATAGTATTGCCGATAAATTTCCAACACATGCAGAACAATTTAATCAGAATATAAATAGTCAGGGATTTAATTCTGCATTACTTACTGCTAAATCAATTGACTTGTTTAGAAAATATATTTCTATCTCATTAATATTTGCAGTGCAGGCTGTTGATCTTCGTGTGAGAAAAATGGATCAGGATTTTATTGTGGAAGAACATTTATCTCCAGAAACTTATAAGGTTTATAAAGCAATAATGCAGATTTGCGGCAAACCTGAAAATGGGAAATATCCTTTTGTATTTAATGATAATGATCATCCTTTGGATGATTATATTAAAAGAATTGAAAAGGATATTAATGATAACGGATTGCTTGAAGAAGCATGTGCTGACATATTAATAAATGTAGAACATTTTATAAGAAAATCTGAGTAG
- a CDS encoding SDR family oxidoreductase — MTADTHKKFALVTGAGNGIGKSICLHLEKIGYTIIAVSRNEKHLKEINDTLTNKEHLFFTTDLVTKEGCADLLQFLQINGMPHVVVNNLRIKSERKKLIGLSTAISEINIQENINHLLIIMSAVIDFQRQQKFGRWIGIGSMSNHFSVPGMAIYNMQKSMLEQLLWTLAAEEGKHGITANIVVPGLIATPSVLDNYSKEELDLRSQQNVLQRIGTTDEVASAVAFLASEDASYITGITLPVNGGTHLGWQFL; from the coding sequence ATGACGGCAGACACACATAAGAAATTCGCATTAGTTACAGGTGCTGGAAACGGTATCGGTAAATCCATTTGTTTACATCTTGAAAAAATTGGCTATACTATAATTGCTGTTTCCAGAAATGAAAAACATCTTAAAGAAATAAATGATACACTGACAAATAAGGAGCATTTATTTTTTACCACTGACCTCGTTACAAAAGAAGGATGTGCTGATCTGTTACAATTTTTGCAAATAAATGGAATGCCACATGTGGTTGTAAATAATCTGCGCATAAAATCAGAAAGAAAAAAGCTGATTGGATTATCTACGGCAATTTCTGAAATTAATATACAAGAAAACATAAATCATCTGCTGATAATTATGTCTGCGGTAATTGATTTTCAACGCCAACAAAAATTCGGAAGATGGATTGGAATCGGTAGTATGTCGAATCATTTTTCAGTACCCGGCATGGCAATTTATAATATGCAAAAATCTATGCTCGAACAATTACTATGGACACTTGCGGCAGAAGAAGGCAAGCATGGTATTACTGCAAATATTGTGGTGCCCGGATTAATTGCTACGCCATCTGTATTAGATAATTATTCGAAGGAAGAATTGGATTTACGTTCTCAACAAAATGTATTGCAACGCATCGGCACTACTGATGAAGTGGCTTCGGCGGTTGCTTTTCTCGCAAGTGAGGATGCATCTTATATAACCGGAATTACTTTGCCGGTAAATGGCGGCACTCACCTTGGTTGGCAATTTTTATAA
- a CDS encoding ketoacyl-ACP synthase III has protein sequence MKGLGVKILGVGSYLPGNPITNEELSKMYGLDFNVEMVRNKIGIHTRHIAPDNIATSDVAAEAAKIALKRAGIKATDLDRILLGTSTPDYTNTAASCNVQFLLGATCPVGDTTESCAGFIYALDHAIRLVQTGLKYVCVIGADIKSRFVRKDDPVFCPIFGDGGAAFILGACDVNEGFMVSELFADGSGLKNIYVPAGGSVMPASIETVTQGLHGTVMTVSGKKMVEISIKLMADIAQKACDKFGIKPGDVDIFIPHQANYLIMKGVAEKLGIPISKMEVSIDKAANTIAGTLPITFTQAFELGKLTPGKIILMTTAASGYAGGAAIYKVPK, from the coding sequence ATGAAGGGCTTAGGTGTAAAAATATTAGGAGTGGGTTCTTACTTGCCGGGTAATCCAATTACCAATGAAGAATTAAGCAAGATGTATGGGCTTGATTTTAATGTGGAAATGGTGCGTAATAAAATTGGCATTCATACAAGACATATTGCACCTGATAATATTGCAACAAGTGATGTTGCTGCAGAAGCTGCAAAGATTGCTTTGAAAAGAGCTGGAATTAAAGCAACAGATCTCGATAGAATTTTATTGGGAACTTCTACACCGGATTATACAAATACAGCCGCTTCATGTAATGTACAATTTTTATTGGGAGCAACTTGTCCTGTTGGAGATACTACTGAAAGTTGTGCAGGATTTATTTATGCATTAGATCATGCAATCCGATTAGTACAAACAGGATTGAAATATGTTTGCGTAATTGGTGCTGATATTAAATCAAGATTTGTGCGCAAAGATGATCCTGTTTTTTGTCCCATTTTTGGCGATGGTGGTGCTGCATTTATTCTAGGTGCTTGTGATGTTAATGAAGGTTTTATGGTAAGTGAATTATTTGCGGATGGATCCGGATTAAAAAATATTTATGTGCCTGCAGGAGGTTCTGTTATGCCTGCAAGTATTGAAACTGTTACTCAGGGTTTGCATGGTACGGTAATGACTGTATCAGGTAAAAAGATGGTTGAGATTTCTATTAAATTAATGGCTGATATCGCACAAAAGGCTTGTGATAAATTTGGAATTAAACCGGGTGATGTAGATATTTTTATTCCGCATCAGGCTAATTATTTAATTATGAAAGGAGTGGCTGAAAAATTAGGAATACCAATTTCGAAAATGGAAGTGAGTATTGATAAAGCAGCAAATACTATTGCAGGTACACTTCCTATAACTTTTACACAGGCTTTTGAACTAGGAAAATTAACTCCGGGAAAAATTATTTTAATGACAACTGCAGCATCAGGATATGCAGGTGGTGCTGCAATTTATAAAGTACCGAAATGA
- a CDS encoding acyl carrier protein produces MERDEIRIAITGVFSKVFKDPNLVLKDEYSATDLDKWDSINNMIIMTRIEKLLNINIETAELIELKSVGDLLTLIENKLS; encoded by the coding sequence ATGGAGCGAGATGAAATACGAATTGCAATAACCGGAGTATTCAGTAAGGTGTTTAAAGACCCGAATTTGGTTTTAAAGGATGAATATTCTGCAACTGATTTAGATAAATGGGATTCTATAAACAACATGATTATTATGACCAGGATAGAAAAGCTGCTGAATATAAATATTGAAACCGCTGAATTGATAGAACTTAAATCCGTTGGAGATTTATTAACTTTAATTGAAAATAAATTATCCTGA
- the tnpA gene encoding IS200/IS605 family transposase, producing the protein MGQSLVKNYLHIVFSTKYREELIYSPVEEELHAYLGGICNELECQPLKVGGYTNHVHILCMLSKKIALMKLLEIGKSHSSKWIKIKGEAYENFYWQDGYGAFSVNPSEVDRVIAYIANQHEHHRKKDFQDEYRAFLKKYNVEYDERYVWD; encoded by the coding sequence ATTGGACAATCACTTGTAAAAAATTATCTCCACATTGTATTCAGCACAAAATATAGAGAGGAGCTAATATACTCTCCAGTGGAAGAAGAACTGCATGCTTACTTAGGAGGAATTTGTAACGAATTAGAATGTCAACCTCTAAAAGTAGGAGGATATACTAACCATGTACATATTCTTTGTATGCTTTCAAAAAAAATAGCATTGATGAAACTGCTGGAAATAGGAAAATCACATTCATCAAAATGGATAAAAATAAAAGGTGAAGCTTATGAAAACTTTTATTGGCAAGATGGCTATGGTGCTTTTTCCGTAAACCCTTCTGAGGTAGATAGAGTAATAGCATACATAGCAAATCAGCATGAACATCACCGGAAAAAAGATTTTCAAGATGAATATCGTGCCTTTCTAAAAAAGTATAATGTAGAATATGATGAGAGGTATGTTTGGGATTAA
- a CDS encoding GNAT family N-acetyltransferase: protein MIELLDKSHNRNNFDCGKELLNNYLKYQAGQDVKRKLSACFVLSENKNIQGFYTLSNYSIPLSYFPEQIQKKIPISYISIPTTLLGRLATDSKYQGQGMGKILLIDALKRSFENSYKIGSFAVVVDPIDEDAEGFYKKYNFIKLPDSGKMFIAMKTLFELFKSE, encoded by the coding sequence ATGATTGAACTATTGGATAAGAGCCACAATCGAAACAATTTTGATTGCGGCAAGGAGCTGCTAAATAACTATTTAAAGTATCAAGCCGGACAAGATGTAAAAAGAAAATTGTCGGCTTGTTTTGTATTATCAGAAAATAAAAATATTCAAGGATTTTATACACTTTCAAATTACAGTATTCCACTAAGTTACTTTCCTGAACAAATTCAAAAAAAAATCCCTATTTCTTATATTTCAATACCTACTACTTTGCTAGGCAGATTAGCAACAGATAGTAAATATCAGGGACAAGGAATGGGTAAAATTTTACTTATAGATGCATTAAAACGAAGCTTTGAAAATTCATATAAAATTGGTTCGTTTGCTGTAGTGGTTGATCCAATTGACGAAGATGCAGAAGGGTTTTATAAAAAATATAATTTTATTAAGCTCCCTGATAGTGGGAAGATGTTCATTGCAATGAAAACACTTTTTGAATTATTTAAATCAGAATAA
- a CDS encoding DUF1778 domain-containing protein yields the protein MSTTKDKTRFDARLSREQKELFEKAAYLGGFRSLTEFIIQSVQEKANEIIKEKEIIIASKKDSKIFFDAITNPNKPSKVLRKALDDYNVFVSKSK from the coding sequence ATGAGTACAACAAAAGATAAGACACGTTTTGATGCAAGACTTTCCAGAGAACAAAAAGAATTATTTGAAAAAGCTGCATATTTAGGTGGTTTTAGAAGTCTAACTGAATTTATTATCCAATCAGTTCAAGAAAAGGCAAATGAAATAATTAAAGAAAAGGAAATTATAATTGCCAGTAAAAAAGATAGTAAAATTTTTTTTGATGCAATTACAAATCCAAATAAACCATCAAAAGTTTTAAGAAAAGCATTAGATGATTATAATGTATTTGTTTCTAAGTCTAAATAA
- a CDS encoding acyl--CoA ligase, which yields MNVSNYLREKAKSFPDNVFINDLEKDFTFSEIENLANCFANFLRRKNINKGDRVVLQLYNSIDFVIIYNAIIRLGAIVVPIGVTLTSREINAILNDCDPQLFIRHKALHAQQEIEFNNETIVLDEMEMCTSRSFIISKQFSQTFDIVDLYADDPLGILYTSGTTGQAKGILLSHGNIETNMKAAQECYQSNIHDSTILFLPFSHCFGLNAILNCMTYSGTSIVIMRRFNLNQLYQILHDKNITLFFAVPFVYNLLLKNLSDDTLFDRTAYFFSAASKLALETEKSWLTRFARPIFQGYGLTETSPFATYVPRHNYMQGSVGIPVNNVEIKIVDDKRITVQENTIGEIAIKGPNIMLGYFNQPTLTNSVKEDGWFYSGDVGFLNNENHLFIVDRIKDMIIVKGENVYPSEVENVILELPIIEEVAVYGIMDDHHEEVVKARIVLKADVNNQEEFILQHCKKNLANFKVPQHISFVESLQKSPSGKILKKLMREEDLLQSQS from the coding sequence ATGAATGTAAGTAATTATTTAAGAGAAAAAGCGAAATCGTTTCCTGATAATGTTTTTATTAATGACCTTGAAAAAGATTTTACTTTTTCCGAAATAGAGAATCTTGCAAATTGTTTTGCAAATTTTCTTCGTCGAAAAAATATAAATAAAGGAGATCGTGTTGTTCTTCAACTTTATAATTCCATTGATTTTGTAATTATTTATAATGCAATAATCCGGTTGGGTGCAATTGTAGTCCCTATCGGTGTTACATTAACTTCCAGAGAAATAAACGCTATTTTAAATGACTGCGATCCACAATTATTTATTCGTCATAAAGCATTACATGCCCAACAGGAAATAGAATTTAATAATGAAACGATTGTGCTGGATGAAATGGAAATGTGTACTTCAAGATCATTCATTATCAGCAAGCAATTTTCTCAAACATTCGATATAGTTGATTTGTATGCCGATGACCCGTTAGGTATTTTATATACATCGGGAACCACCGGACAAGCGAAAGGAATTTTATTGTCGCACGGTAATATTGAAACTAATATGAAAGCTGCTCAGGAATGTTATCAGTCCAATATCCACGACAGTACAATTTTATTTCTACCCTTCTCACATTGTTTTGGATTAAATGCAATCCTAAATTGCATGACTTATAGTGGCACTTCTATAGTTATTATGCGCAGATTTAATTTGAATCAATTATATCAAATACTACATGATAAAAATATCACTCTGTTTTTTGCTGTTCCTTTTGTGTATAATTTGTTGCTAAAGAATTTATCCGATGATACCTTATTTGATAGGACTGCTTATTTCTTTTCTGCTGCTTCTAAGCTTGCTTTGGAAACAGAAAAAAGTTGGTTAACAAGATTTGCACGACCAATATTTCAAGGTTATGGTTTAACAGAAACTTCTCCCTTTGCCACTTATGTGCCCAGGCATAATTATATGCAAGGCTCTGTAGGTATTCCAGTAAATAACGTTGAAATTAAAATAGTAGATGATAAAAGAATTACTGTTCAGGAAAACACTATAGGTGAAATTGCTATTAAAGGACCCAATATAATGTTAGGATATTTTAATCAACCCACACTTACAAATAGTGTAAAAGAAGATGGTTGGTTTTATTCCGGTGATGTGGGTTTTTTAAATAATGAAAATCATTTGTTTATTGTAGATAGAATTAAAGACATGATTATTGTGAAAGGAGAAAATGTATATCCGAGTGAAGTGGAAAATGTAATATTAGAATTGCCAATTATTGAAGAAGTTGCAGTGTATGGAATTATGGATGATCATCATGAAGAAGTAGTAAAAGCAAGAATAGTGTTAAAAGCAGATGTGAATAATCAGGAAGAATTTATATTACAACATTGTAAAAAGAATCTCGCCAATTTTAAAGTCCCTCAGCATATTAGTTTTGTAGAATCACTTCAGAAAAGTCCCTCCGGCAAAATATTGAAAAAGTTAATGCGGGAAGAAGATTTACTGCAATCGCAATCATAA